In the Phycisphaerae bacterium genome, GCTCATGAGCCTGCGCCAGGCGGCGTCGGTCGCAAGATCGCGCTCCAACGCCGGCTGCGTCCCACCCCGAGCCCGCTGGGCAAGCATGCGACATGCGACCAGGCGGGCATCCTCAAAGGGCCCGTTGCGCATGGCCCATCCGACAGGCTTGGGATCCGCGTAATAAGCTCGCGCGGCCCCCGTTCCCGCGTAAGCGACCAACGCATCTTGCAGCGCTTCACCGACGTGGCTGAGTCCGTTTTCGCGAAGCAACGCAAGCAAGGCCAGATCCTGCTGCCCGCGGCGCAAGTATTTCAGTCGAACGGACGGAATCGGCGCGTCGAGTCCATAGGGAGTGCCCGGGTAGACCAGGGGGAAACCTCCAGGGGATAGCGTGGCCCGAGAATCAGCGGTGTTCTCCGTCGGGGGGGCAAACACCTGTCCGAGCTCAATGAGCTCCGCCCCCAATGCCAGACCTTGCCAGGGGACGACCCGTTGAAAAGCGGCGGGTGCGCTGAGCGCGGTCGAGCCGCTATACGGAGGTCGATCCAGGCAAAACCAGGTACGCCGACCGGCCTCACGTTCCGCGCTCATGGCGGCCGGATCAAAGAACTGCGCCCGGGGGCTCCAGATGGTCACGCCGTCCCCCGGCACAAAAACGCCATTGCCGGGCCATCCCGCGTAGGCCAGGTTCTGGGTGAACAAGTGTGACAGCACGGGCATAGGACAATCGGCCCCACGAAACGCGTCGAGCCGTAGCTGCTCCACCTCGCGAGTTCTCCGCGGGTCGTGATCGGCGGAATCGGAGAGCTCCGCATGAGCCTGTTCCAGCCATCCTTGCGACGAAAAGTGGTCGCGACACTCGTCCACGAAGGCTCGGCGCCAGCGCTCCGATTGCGCCTCCCGCGTGACCGAAGGCGAGAATCGCTCGACATCATTGGGAAGTGCGAGCCAGGGGATGTCGTCTGAAGGCGGCGGCGTCGAAGCGCTCCAGAGCGATTGCGCGAACGTATCGTATCCGGACCAATCCAGCCGCGGTCGGCCGTCGCCACCGACGCGAACCTGCGGCTGCAGAAAGTCCAATGTGGGTTCGACGCGATGGCTGCGAAGCAGTGCGCCGGTTCGGTCCAGCAGTGTGCGGATTCTCGGCATCTGGGCGTGATCAGCGGCCGGATCCGCGCGAAGTTGCACGGGGCGACCCTTCCATTGGATGTGGGTCGCGACGAGCGCTCGATGATCCACTCCCCCGAGGAGTGTCACTTCATTGGCATCGGGAAGAACGAAGGGCCAGACTTCGACTTCGAGCCCGAGTTCCGCAACGGATTTTCCAGAGCTGACGACCGACAGGTTTCCGGTGTAATTGCCGGCCGGGGTTCCCCTGGGGACGGCGAGGTCGATCCAAAAGGCATATTGGTGGCCGGGCAACATGCGTTCCGGCATTCCATCTACTGGAGCCTCGATGGGTACAAGCACATCAAGGATCTCGCGGTCACCGGGAGGGGCTCCAAAGGCACGAAGATACCACCCCGGATTGGGCCCGGCGCGGACGCCTTGGAGGCGGTAGATGCTCAGCGCGGAAGTCGGGATGCGCTCGCCACCGTAACAAAGCGCCTCGCTTCGAAGCGACGGCGTGACGAGTGCTCCGCGCTCAATCTCCACCGCAACGACGAAGGAGATTGTCTCGCCGATTGCCGCGTGGTTCGAAAGAAGGACCGTTCGCGAAAGTGAATCCAGGTCGATTCCGGCTGCCAGGCGAACAACTGGTGTCTCTGCTTCGAGATGTGGGCCGGTCCGGCAGCCGGGAAGTACAAGAATGAGTACCGGCAACAGCGCGGCTGCGAGCCGCTGGGACTGAAACGGCGGAAGGGGCATCCTTGGGAAGCGTGGAATGAGATTCAATGCTGTCCTCGGCATCGGAGCACCCTTGTCCTCCGCCGATGGATTCTGGCCCCGTCCGCCCTGTTCCGGGAAGCCCCGTTTAGGGACCAGGAGAAGCTCCCGTCATCCGCCGCTCGGACTGTTCTGGTTCGGGGAGCCTGCGGGTTGCGGATTCGTTTCCGGCTTCGCGGCGGGGGCCGCACCTTGCTTTTCC is a window encoding:
- a CDS encoding DUF4091 domain-containing protein: MPRTALNLIPRFPRMPLPPFQSQRLAAALLPVLILVLPGCRTGPHLEAETPVVRLAAGIDLDSLSRTVLLSNHAAIGETISFVVAVEIERGALVTPSLRSEALCYGGERIPTSALSIYRLQGVRAGPNPGWYLRAFGAPPGDREILDVLVPIEAPVDGMPERMLPGHQYAFWIDLAVPRGTPAGNYTGNLSVVSSGKSVAELGLEVEVWPFVLPDANEVTLLGGVDHRALVATHIQWKGRPVQLRADPAADHAQMPRIRTLLDRTGALLRSHRVEPTLDFLQPQVRVGGDGRPRLDWSGYDTFAQSLWSASTPPPSDDIPWLALPNDVERFSPSVTREAQSERWRRAFVDECRDHFSSQGWLEQAHAELSDSADHDPRRTREVEQLRLDAFRGADCPMPVLSHLFTQNLAYAGWPGNGVFVPGDGVTIWSPRAQFFDPAAMSAEREAGRRTWFCLDRPPYSGSTALSAPAAFQRVVPWQGLALGAELIELGQVFAPPTENTADSRATLSPGGFPLVYPGTPYGLDAPIPSVRLKYLRRGQQDLALLALLRENGLSHVGEALQDALVAYAGTGAARAYYADPKPVGWAMRNGPFEDARLVACRMLAQRARGGTQPALERDLATDAAWRRLMSESRAVILHVDGVRFRSRGDWREGLLEANVSMLLTNRSRVPVSGMAKFAVFPPGWSAADAARPVTDLPPNRSARVQLTALVDLARLMEWRGRPITVEFQDGNGEKTLETATPSMVMPLSVSSPITIDGDLSDWPPGDINVMRGFSLVASGGAFEAMTPDRGARFDTTVFLMRDEESLYVGVNCMTSGTEMNQAADTNQITYDDLIPVGEELVEILIDPLNAGTRTPDDLFHFAIKSSGAVLVERGVTTNPPITAPSSWSAKVRGATRKEPPRWTAELRIPLSAFGSPAVRTIWGINVTRMHGAAEEFSSWAPASGNAYDPLTLGNMLLP